Part of the Caldivirga sp. genome is shown below.
AAAACCTCATTCATCTTCCTGCATTACTAAATGTTATTTAAGTTTCACGCATAATCATCAATGTTATTCAACCAAGTCAATAATATTTATAATTACGTAACTTCTTCATCCATCAATATTAATGGGGTAAGGTAATGCTTAAAAAGAATTATTACATAATTAAGGCATGTCTCTACTAGATGTGCTTAGTGGGGCATTAGGATACTTGTTTTGGTTCCTATTATTAGTCGTATTGATACAGCCATGGTTATCGATGAGATCTCTGCAGCATGCTAGGTTAAGGCTTATGGAGATAATTGAACGTAAGTATGGTTACAGGGTGATAACAATGATTCATAGGCAGGAGAAATTCGGCTTTTTAGGAATACCAGTATACCGCTACATAGACATTGAGGATTCTGAAGCTGTTATAAGGGCAATCAGAACAACACCACCAGACATGCCTATAATGCTTATACTCCATACCCCAGGAGGCCTTGTTTTAGCAGCATCACAGATAGCTAGGGCTCTTAAGTCACATCCAGCGAAGAAGATTGTTGTAGTTCCCCATTACGCCATGAGTGGTGGTACGTTGATAGCATTAGCGGCTGATGAAATACTAATGGATCAGAACGCGGTGCTTGGCCCACTGGATCCCCAATTAGGAGGACCTGGTGGTGTGTATTACCCAGCTCCATCAGTCCTGAGGGCTGTTAAGGC
Proteins encoded:
- a CDS encoding ATP-dependent Clp protease proteolytic subunit, which codes for MSLLDVLSGALGYLFWFLLLVVLIQPWLSMRSLQHARLRLMEIIERKYGYRVITMIHRQEKFGFLGIPVYRYIDIEDSEAVIRAIRTTPPDMPIMLILHTPGGLVLAASQIARALKSHPAKKIVVVPHYAMSGGTLIALAADEILMDQNAVLGPLDPQLGGPGGVYYPAPSVLRAVKAKGMDKVDDETLILADIAEKSIKQVKELVIELLRGKISDERIEQVADKLVGGYYTHDYPITVEQLREMGFTVSTNIPPEVYELMELYPQARTNRPGIEYLPYPAVPKFIPSERKE